The following DNA comes from Caulobacter sp. X.
AACAGGGCGACGCCGAACTTCTTGTCGTCGTCGGTCCAGTTCAGCAGGCCCGAGACTTCCGGCGTGATCTTGTGGCCGAAGTCGTCGACCTTCTTGTCCATGCCCTGGTCGTAGACGCCCTTGACGCCGACGCTGCCGCTCAGGCCGCTCTCGCGAGCGTCCAGCGGGTGGCGGGTCTTGACGTTGATCGTGGCGCCGATACCGCCCGACGGAATGGCCGCGCGGCCGGTCTTGTAGACCTCCAGCGTGGTCACGCCTTCCGAGGCGAGGTTCGAGAAGTCGAACGAACGGCTGGTGCCGCCGGCGGTGTCCGACGACTGGTCGCCGCCGACCGTGGCGACGTTGGCCGTCGGCATGGTGCGGCCGTTGAGGGTCACCAGGTTGAAGCCGCCGCCGAAGCCGCGGACCGTGACCTGAGAGCCTTCGCCGTTGGTGCGGTCGATGGACACGCCGGTGATCCGCTGCAGCGATTCAGCCAGGTTGGTGTCCGGGAACTTGCCGATGTCTTCGGCCGAGATGGCGTCAACGACGCCGCTGTTGGTGCGCTTGATCTCGATCGAACGCTCGAGCGAGGCGCGAATGCCCGTGATGATGATTTCATCGACGGTGGTGTTTGGAGTCTGCTGAGCCAGCGCCGGGCTGGCGAACATGGCCGCCGTGATGGCGACGCAAGAGGCAGACGCGTTCAAGCGACGAAGCCGCTTCATAGCCGTTCCCCCTAATAATGCCCTCTATGGGGCGATGTTATTGTTACGATCCGGAAGCATTTCCCGGCCGCTCTTCCCGTTCCGGGCGCCTGATGGACAACCAGGGCACGAGAGACGAGTTAGCGGTAACATCGGTCCACCACTGCCGCAATGCCAAAATGACAGCGCTAGCAATCTTTTTTCAAGCAGTTTTTCGGGCCATTTCTATTACAAATGGACCGCTTCCGAGCCCCTCTTCGGCGGCGCCACACAAGGCCATGCCCCGACCTTCGCTAGAAGGTTGACTATTTCAACGTGGTAACCGGTTTCCGTGCGTAGAAACACATCGAGACGAACGCCATCTCTGACGTTCGTCTCGCAGCGGCTCACGAAATTACCGCATTGCGGCGTCAGGCGACCGTGACGTCCAGGGCGGCGCTTTTGAGCCCGGCGGCGCTGACGACCACCCTGCACCGCCCCGCCTGATTCTGTTGGGTACGGACGATCCCCTGGGCCAGCCCATTGAACGCCTTGCGCTGGAGCGCGACGTCCGGCTCGTGACTGGTGGGGTTGCCGTTGCCGACGCCGATCAGGTCGATCGGACCGGAAAGCTCGAAACGCACCAGGTCCTCGGCGCGCGGAACGGGACGGCCCTTGGCGTCCAGCACCTCGACCTTCAGCACCGCCACGTCCTGGCCGTCGGCGGCGAGGCGGACGCGGTCGGCGGTCAGGCGCAGGGCGGCGGCCGGACCGGCGGTCTCGCGACGCGCGCGCAGGATGACCTTGCCGTTCTTGTAGCCGTGCGCCTCGATCACGCCCGGCGCGTAGGGTACGGACCATTCGACGTGGCGGTTGGCCTTCACCTCGCGCATGCCCTGGCTCTTGCCGTTGAGGAACAGCTCGACCTTGTCGCAGTTGCTGTGCGCCCAGACCGCGATCGGCTGGCCCTCGCGGCCTTCCCAGTTCCAGTGCGGCAAGAGGTGCAGCAGCGGCTCGGGCCGCCACCAGGCGCGGTAGTAATAGTAGTTGTCCTTCGGGAAGCCGCAGGTGTCGAAAGCCCCGAAGTGCGAGCTGATGCTGGGCCAGCGGTTAAACGGCGTCGGCTCGCCGCGATAGTCGAAGCCGGTCCAGATGAAGCCGCCGGCCATCCAGGGGCGGTCGACCGCGTGGCTCCACCATTTCTCGGCCGTCGTCGCCCACCAGGGGTGGTCGGTGTCATAGGCCGGCACATAGCTCTTGGCCTCGTCGCGGACGTACTCGCCGCGCGTCGTCACCACGCTGGCGCTCTCGGTGCCGATGATCGGCACGTTCGGGAAGCGGGCGTGGAAGTCGTCCATCTTCTCGTGGCGATAGTTGAAGCCCTGGACGTCGATGACCGCGCTGATCCCCTCGCCAAAGCCGTTGTCCATCGCTGCGGTGACCAAGCGGGTCGGATCGAGCCGGTTGACCAGGCGCTTCATGGTCTTGGCGACCTTGACGCCGCGCGCGGTGGCCTGCTGCGGCTCCTCGTTGCCGATCGACCACAGGATCACCGAGGGGTGATTGCGGTCGCGGCGGACCAGGCGCTCCAGTTCGTCCAGCGAGGTCGGATCGCTGGACATCCGGCGGGTCTCGTCGATGACCAGGATCCCCAGGCGGTCGCAGGCGTCCAGCAATTCCGGCGTCGGCGGATTGTGCGCGGCGCGATAGGCGTTGGAGCCCATCGACTTCAGCTGCTCCAGCCGCCAGACCTGCAGGGCGTCGGGGATCGCCGCGCCGACGCCGGCGTGGTCCTGGTGATTGCAGCTGCCCTTCAGCTTCACCGGCTTGTCGTTCAGGAAGAAGCCGTTGGCCGGATCGAAACGGATCGAGCGCACGCCGAAGCGCGTGACGAAGCGGTCGACAACCGCGCCGCCGACCTTGGTCTCGGTGACCAAGGTGTAGAGATGCGGGTTCTCCAGGGACCACAGCACCGGATTGGCCAGGGTCACGGTCTGGGACAGGCTCTGGCGCTCCCAGGCCGGCAGGCGGCCGGCGGCGGGCGCGACGGCCAGGACGGGCTTGCCGGTCGCGTCCAGCACGGCATGCGAGACTTCGAAGGCCTGGGCCGCGTCGGACTCGTTGACGAGGTCGGTGTCGATCTGGACCGTGCCGTCGACCTTGGCGCGGACGAAGACGCCCCACTGTGGCACGTGCACCGGCGCGGTCTTGACCAGCCAGACGTGGCGATAGAGCCCCGCCCCTTCGTAGAACCAGCCCTCGCCCAGGCTGGCGTCGACGCGCACGGTGATCAGGTTGTCGCCGCCGATGTTGGCGATGTCGGTGATGTCGACGCGGAATGGCGAATAGCCGCTCTCCTCGCGCTCGAGGATGTAGCCGTTGACCATCACGATGGTGTCGCGGAACGCGCCGTCGAACTCGATCGACAGGCGCTTGCCGGCGTCGCTGGCCGGCAGAGCGAAGGTCTTGCGATACCAGCCGACGCTGTTCTCGGGGAAGCGACGCCCCAGCGCCTTGTAGCCGTGCGCGGCCAGCACATCCTCGTCGTCAGGCTTGCCCGAGGGCTTATATTCGGGGTTTTCGACGAACGGCAGCTCGACCGCCCAGTCGTGCGGCAGGGTCACCGGCTTCCAGGCGCTGTCGTCGAAGGTCTTCTGCGCGGCGGCGGCGACCCACCAGTTGGGCGCATCAGCGCCGGCCTTGGCGTAGGTGCGTTGATTGCCGCCAAAATCGAAGTCCTTGGAAGGATCGGAGGCGTGGCCCAGAGCGAAGCGCCAGCCGAAGTCTAGCGAGGAGCGCTCGCGCGGCGCCATGTCAATGGTCGCGGTCGGCGCTGCGACAGCCGCCACGGCGGCGCGCGAAGCGTTGGCCAGGAGGGCGGCGCCCCCAGCGGCGGCCAGAGCCTGGCGTCGGTTGATCTGGGCCATGGGACGAGCCTCTCGATAAATCAAAAAAATGGGGAGGAGGCGTGCGGCCTCCTCCCCAGCGCAGGGAACGTCAGGGAGGATTGACGCTCTAGAACTTGAAGGTGACGTCCATCAGGTAGCGACGACCATAGGAGTCGTAGCGACCGATGCGGTTCGGGTCGTTGTCGCGGTACATGCGCAGCGTCTCGTTGGTCAGGTTGTTGACCTGCAGGCGGACGCTGATGCTCTCGCTGATCTTGTAGGACGAGCTGAAGTCGAGGGTCTTCTCGCTCTCCAGCGTCTGCAGATCCGAACCGTTCCAGCCGTAGATGACCGTCATCGGCGAGTGGTACTTCCAGCCCAGGCGCGCTTCGACCGGACCGTTGGCGTACCACAGGTCGACCGTGGCGGTGTTCTTGGCCAGACCCGTCATCCGCAGCGGATTGTTGGCCGGCGAGAACTCCTTCAGGTTCGATTCCACATAGGCGTAGTTCGAGTAGATCCCGAACTTGTCGAACGGACCCGGCAGGAAGAAGAACGGCGTCTGGAAGGTCAGCTCCACGCCCTGGATGTGGCCGCTGCCGCCATTGGCGGGGCTGGCGACCGTGTAGGTCTGGCCGCCGAACACGACCGGCGTCTGCTTCCAGCCGATGTAGGAGTCGACGTCCTTGTAATAGTAAGACACCGCCACCAGGGCTTCCGGACGGAAGTAGTATTCGGCCGAGGCGTCGAACTGGGTGGCCTCGAACGGCTTCAGGTTCGGGTTGCCGGCGCTGCCGGTCCACGGCGACCAGTTCGACAGGCTGCGGCTGGCGCGCAGTTCGTCGAGCGGCGGACGGGCGATGACCTTGGCCAGGCCCAGGCGCACGATCTTGCCGCCGCCGAAGTCCAGCTTGGCGTTCGCCGAGGGCAGGAAGTCGGTGTAGTCGTTGCCGACCGTGGCGGCCACGAAGGCGCTGGCGGTGTTCTGTTGCAGGCCCTCGCTGTCGGTCTCGGTGTGGACGACGCGCGCGCCGATGTTGCCGGTGACCCAAGCGCCGGCCGGGCCGTCGGCGGCGAAGTTCAGCTTGCCGTAGCCTTCGTAGACCTTCTCCTGGACGGTCCAGCGCTCGGCCAGCTCCTCGGTCGCCTTGGAGACGTCGAAGGCGTTCGCCCCGTAGGCAATGGCGGCGATCTTGTCGATGTCACCCGTCAGCAGGGCCGGCACGTTGGCGCCATCGCTCAGGGTGTAGGCCGTCAGCAGGCTGGTCGGGATGGTCGCGCCCGTCGCGGTCGGCGCGAAGCTGAAGCTGCTGTGGCTCTTGACGCGATCCGAGGCGCGAACGCCAAACTGGACGCTCTTGAGCGCGCCGCCGCCGAAGTCGCGGGTGAAGTCCAGCGCCGCGGCCTTCAACTCGTCGTTCAGGTGCTCGGGACCGTCGTACGAACCGGCCAGATCGGCCGTTTGGCTGAGCTTGATGCTCTCTTCGCTGGTGCTGATGGTCGGGGTCTTGCCCGCGCGCCAGTCGAAGGTCGTCCAGGCCGGCCAGGCCTCGAAGCGAACGGCCTTCCACGCGTTGGTGCGCTTGGCCTTGGAGTAGGACACATCGCCCGCGACGGTCCATTGGTCGCCCGTCCACTTGCCGTTCAGGCCGCCGGCGAACAGGTCCTTGTCTTCGCTGTACTTAGCCAGCACGGTCTGGACCGAGCTGAACGGCAGGCGACCGGCGACGACGGTGTTGTTGATCAGCGTGTAGGACGCGCCGGTGGCGTTGTAGACCCCGTCATTCCAACCGATGTTGTTCGTGCCGGTGTTCCAGTTGCCCCAGTTGTTGGCGCCCCAGACGGTCTGGTCCTGAACCTCGGTGATCTTGATCTTCGAATAGAGGGCGTCGGCCTTCAGTTCGAAGTTGTCGGTCGGCTTGTACTGCAGGCCGCCCGAAATCCCGGTGCGCTTCTGGTCGATGCGGCTGGCCGACATCTGAGCGCCCCACGGGGTGGCGTCCAGCTTGCCGTCGCGGTTCAGGTCGCTCGAATAGTCGCTGGCGCCGGCCGGCGGGCGGGCGTTGCTGTCGTTGTAGCCCCAGCCCGTGAAAGAGCCGTAGCCGTTCTTTTGGCGCTGGGCGGTGGCGCCCAGGACGATGGCGAGGTCGTCGTTGATCTTGCGGACCCACGAGCCCGAGCCGCGATAGCCGGTGGTGCCGTAGTTCGGGATGTCCTTGCCGCCGTCGTAGAACACGGGGCCGGCGCGCACCACGAACTCGGGACCGCGATAGTCCAGCGGGGCGATCGTGTTGATGTTGATCGTCGCGGCGACGCCGCCGGCGATCAGGTCGGCCGATTGCGACTTGTAGACCTCGACGCCGGAGACGACTTCCGACGGATAGATCTCCCAGCGAACGTTGCGGTCCGGCTCGGACGAGGCGACTTCGCGGTTGTTGATCGTGCCCAGCACCAGACGGGCGCCCAGGCCGCGGACGACGGCCTGGCTGTCGTTGCCGCGGTCGCGGGTGGCGTTGACGCCCGGCAGGCGGGCGATGGACTCCGCGATGGTCACGTCGGGCAGGACGCCGATGTCCTTGGCCGAGATGGCTTCAACGACCTTGTCGGAGCCCTGCTTCACGGCCAGGGCGTCGCGCAGGCTCTTGCGGACGCCGGTGACGACGACCTCCTCGACCTGCGCGGACTCGGCGGCCGGAGCGGTTTGGGCGTGCGCGCCGGCGGCCACGAGCATGGCGAAGCCGCTGGCGGCGGCGAAGAGCATGGAATGACGGGTCATGGTTTCCCCCTTAGGAGCGGCGCCACGCTTCAGCCGGCGGGGCTACCCTACGATCTAGAACAAGCTGGGCGCTAATTATCATATCAATCAGACATGACAAGCTGCTTACCCGTTAGTCGCCCGGGCCTTTAATCGAGCGGGATGACCGAGGCCCCCTTGCCAACCGCCGCGCTTTTGGCGGGCGCGTCCGCCACGGCCGAGGGCTCCGTCGCCGTGGCGGCCGTCACCGAAGCCCCCGGCATCAGCCGCGTGCGGTAGGTCCAAGCGCCCCCCTCCAGCGTCATGGGGCGAGGCCCGACGCCGCCCAGGAAGTCGCCGTCGACGAAGCGGGCCGCCTCTCCATGGGCTGTCACTCGGAACGTGACGTCCACCGGCATGACATACGGGGTCTTCAGCCAGTCGACGCCTTCAAGCGCCTGGCCCTTGAAGTCGAACAGGGCCGCGTTCTCCCAGTTCGAGCCGACGCCCCAACGGGTCTTGCACTTGGTCGAGAGCCACGCAGGCTCCCAGTAGACGACCCCCACCCCGCCGTTGGCAAAAACCAGTTGGGTCAGGTCGGTCAGGTACTTCTTCTGGCCG
Coding sequences within:
- a CDS encoding TonB-dependent receptor codes for the protein MTRHSMLFAAASGFAMLVAAGAHAQTAPAAESAQVEEVVVTGVRKSLRDALAVKQGSDKVVEAISAKDIGVLPDVTIAESIARLPGVNATRDRGNDSQAVVRGLGARLVLGTINNREVASSEPDRNVRWEIYPSEVVSGVEVYKSQSADLIAGGVAATININTIAPLDYRGPEFVVRAGPVFYDGGKDIPNYGTTGYRGSGSWVRKINDDLAIVLGATAQRQKNGYGSFTGWGYNDSNARPPAGASDYSSDLNRDGKLDATPWGAQMSASRIDQKRTGISGGLQYKPTDNFELKADALYSKIKITEVQDQTVWGANNWGNWNTGTNNIGWNDGVYNATGASYTLINNTVVAGRLPFSSVQTVLAKYSEDKDLFAGGLNGKWTGDQWTVAGDVSYSKAKRTNAWKAVRFEAWPAWTTFDWRAGKTPTISTSEESIKLSQTADLAGSYDGPEHLNDELKAAALDFTRDFGGGALKSVQFGVRASDRVKSHSSFSFAPTATGATIPTSLLTAYTLSDGANVPALLTGDIDKIAAIAYGANAFDVSKATEELAERWTVQEKVYEGYGKLNFAADGPAGAWVTGNIGARVVHTETDSEGLQQNTASAFVAATVGNDYTDFLPSANAKLDFGGGKIVRLGLAKVIARPPLDELRASRSLSNWSPWTGSAGNPNLKPFEATQFDASAEYYFRPEALVAVSYYYKDVDSYIGWKQTPVVFGGQTYTVASPANGGSGHIQGVELTFQTPFFFLPGPFDKFGIYSNYAYVESNLKEFSPANNPLRMTGLAKNTATVDLWYANGPVEARLGWKYHSPMTVIYGWNGSDLQTLESEKTLDFSSSYKISESISVRLQVNNLTNETLRMYRDNDPNRIGRYDSYGRRYLMDVTFKF
- the galA gene encoding beta-galactosidase GalA, whose amino-acid sequence is MAQINRRQALAAAGGAALLANASRAAVAAVAAPTATIDMAPRERSSLDFGWRFALGHASDPSKDFDFGGNQRTYAKAGADAPNWWVAAAAQKTFDDSAWKPVTLPHDWAVELPFVENPEYKPSGKPDDEDVLAAHGYKALGRRFPENSVGWYRKTFALPASDAGKRLSIEFDGAFRDTIVMVNGYILEREESGYSPFRVDITDIANIGGDNLITVRVDASLGEGWFYEGAGLYRHVWLVKTAPVHVPQWGVFVRAKVDGTVQIDTDLVNESDAAQAFEVSHAVLDATGKPVLAVAPAAGRLPAWERQSLSQTVTLANPVLWSLENPHLYTLVTETKVGGAVVDRFVTRFGVRSIRFDPANGFFLNDKPVKLKGSCNHQDHAGVGAAIPDALQVWRLEQLKSMGSNAYRAAHNPPTPELLDACDRLGILVIDETRRMSSDPTSLDELERLVRRDRNHPSVILWSIGNEEPQQATARGVKVAKTMKRLVNRLDPTRLVTAAMDNGFGEGISAVIDVQGFNYRHEKMDDFHARFPNVPIIGTESASVVTTRGEYVRDEAKSYVPAYDTDHPWWATTAEKWWSHAVDRPWMAGGFIWTGFDYRGEPTPFNRWPSISSHFGAFDTCGFPKDNYYYYRAWWRPEPLLHLLPHWNWEGREGQPIAVWAHSNCDKVELFLNGKSQGMREVKANRHVEWSVPYAPGVIEAHGYKNGKVILRARRETAGPAAALRLTADRVRLAADGQDVAVLKVEVLDAKGRPVPRAEDLVRFELSGPIDLIGVGNGNPTSHEPDVALQRKAFNGLAQGIVRTQQNQAGRCRVVVSAAGLKSAALDVTVA